The segment AGCCTGGCTTCACTCCGCGGCGCTCGCAGGCCTTGAGGAAGGCCTCAACAACGTCGGTCTTGTTGCCCGAGGTGCCGACATGGTAGTTGTTGAGCCGCGTGGGCCAGAGGCAGTGGCCCGCGACGTGCTTCGTGGTCAGCACGGCGTACTTCATGCCTGCGTCACGGGCGATGCTTATCCACTGGTCCACGTCGAGCCGGTCGGGCGCATAGGTGGTCGAAGGGTCCGAGCCGCTCGGCAGCTCCGCGTTGACGAAGGTGCTCATGCCAAAGTGGATGAACATGCCGAATTTCATGGCCTCCCACTGGCGGAGCTTTTCCACGGAAAGCCGCTGCGCTCCGGGCAGCAATTCGGCCTCGTTCACTGGACGGCGAAGCGTGCCGGGCTGTCCCATCGGGGGAATCGGCGGAGCGGATGGAGGCTGCGCAGGGAGACGGGCTGCCAAGAGTGCGCTGCCGACGACAGCGGAGGACCGCAGAAAATCGCGGCGTGAGGTGGGTGACATTTTCATCGTGGAAAAGAAAGAAATGTCGGGCCGGATAGTGCAGGGCGTCAATGCCACGCCGATCATCCATGTTGACTTTTTCCCGACCCTCCCTGCGCGGCTACAGCAGCCATTCTATCGGGAGCAGTGAGGCCAGGGTGACGGTGACCCGGCGGCGTGCGCTGGCGTTGGGGTCGCGTTTGTGCACGCGGGTCCCGTCGACCGTGCACTCGATCCAGTTCAATCGGCCTGATGAGGTTTCTTGAACCTGGTAAGCCTGATCGCTCAGGCCTTCCGCGAGGTAGGCGGCTATGCGTCCGGCCAGCGTCGGGCTTTCGATGACAAAGCCCATCTCGGTGTTGAGCTGGGCGGATCTTGGGTCGAAGTTGAATGAACCGATGTAGGTGCGGTTGTCGTCGACGGAAAATGTCTTGGCATGCAGGCTCGATCCCGAATGGCCAACGAGTCCGCGGTCCCGGGTCGAGAGACCTGAAAACGCGCGTTTGACCTCGTAAAGGCGGATTCCCGCCTGAAGGAGCGCGTGCCGGTGCTTGGCGTAGCCCGCATGGACGGCGGCGACATCCGTGGCCTCAAGGGAGTTGGTCACGACGGTGATTTCCACTCCCGACTGTGCCAGTCGCTGGAGGAACTGCACGCCCGCGACTGTCGGAACGAAGTAGGCGGAGACGAGATAGAATCGGAATTGCGGAGTGCCCAGCGTTTCCCTGAGGCGCTGGGGAATGCTGAGAGGAGCAGCCAGTCCGAGACCCTTGGCGGGATCGTCGCTCACCATGCGGATGTCGGTCCATTCGAACTCGAGCTGGCCGGACAGCAGTTCGCGAACGAACGCCTGCTGCGCCAGCGTGCGGCCGTATCGCGCCGCATCGGGATGAAAGGAAGTCCGGGTGAGTTTTTGACGGGTGCGGATGCGCTGTTTTCGCGTGGGCGGGGGAAGGAGGCGATCCGCGGGGTAGGAGGATGCTGACGACCAGTAACGATCGAAATCGGCGGAAACCTCCTGGACGATCGGGCCGATGGCCATGACGTCAAAGTCGACGAAATGAACCTCAGCACCGGATCCGAAATACTCGTCGCCGATATTCCGCCCGCCGATGATGGTCACCTGGTTGTCGACCGTGAAGGACTTGTTGTGCATCCGCCGGTTGAGGCGGGAGAAGTCGGTGAGGTAGCCCAGCGCGCGCCATTTCCGGTTCACGAAGGGATTGAAGAGACGCACCTCGATGTTCGGATGCGCGTCGAGTGTCGCGAGCACCAGATCGAGACCGTTCGTATTGTTGTCGTCCAGCAGCAGGCGCACACGCACGCCTCGTTCCGCGGCTCGAAAGAGCGTGTCGAAGAGCAGCCGCCCCGCGAGATCGGCGTGCCAGATGTAGTACTGCACGTCGAGGCAGCGCTCGGCTGTGTCGGCCATCAGGGTGCGCGCGGCGAAGGCGTCGCGACCATCGGAGAGCGCATGAAAACCCGAAGTGCCGGGATGTTCCGCCGCGATGGGAGCGATGGCCTGTCCAAGGCGGGTGCCCTCGGTTCCCAGCATGGCGACCGAGTGCGGACGGTCTTCCAGGGGAGGGAGTCGAAACATGGGCTCCGGATTGGTTTGATCAGGCCGACCGGCGCTTGCGCCTTGCGCGAACGGCTTCGGCGAGACGGTTGAGAACGGGCAGGGTTTGATCCCAACCCAGGCAGCCGTCTGTGATGCTTTGACCGTAGGTCAGGGGTCGCTGGGTGTAGTTCTGGGTGCCTGGAACAAGATGGCTTTCGAGCATGATTCCCGCGATTGCGGATTCGCCCGATTCGATCTGTTGCGCCAGATCCTCTGCGACGGCTGGCTGGCGCGAAGGGTCCTTGCCGCTGTTGGCGTGGCTGCAGTCGACCATGATCCGTGATGGCAGGTCCCTGCTTCGCAGCAGGTCGCTGGTCTGGCGGATGTGTGCGGCGGAGAAATTCGGTCCGGCCGTGCCTCCGCGCAGGACGAGGTGGGTGCTGGGGTTGCCCGTCGTGCCCATGATCGCTGGAGCTCCCTCGCGGGTGAGCGAGGGAAACCAGTGTGGGTAGCGTGCGGACAGGATGGCGTCGACGGCCACCTGAAGGTTGCCGTCGGTCCGGTTCTTGAAGCCAACCGTCATGGATAGTCCGGATGCCAGTTCCCGGTGAACCTGGCTTTCCACGGTGCGTGCCCCGATTGCGCCCCAGCTGATGAGGTCGGCGTAGTACTGTCCGAGGGTGGTATCGAGAAACTCAGTCGCTGCAGCGACGCCCTGAGCGGTGACGTCGAGCAGCACCTGCCGGGCCTTTCTCAAGCCGCGGTTGATCTGGTAGGATTCATCCAGCTCCGGGTCGTTGATGAGTCCCTTCCAGCCGATGACCGTGCGCGGTTTTTCGAAGTACACGCGCATGACGGGAATCAGATCGTCCTGGAGCGCATCGCCAGCGGCTGCGAGCCGGCGGGCGTAGTCGGTGGCGGCTGCTGGGTCATGGATCGAGCAGGGCCCCACAACCACGAGCAGGCGATCGTCGCGGCCGGCGAAAATACCCTCAATGGTGCGCCGCATTTCCTGCACGAGTGCGCCCTGTGCCGCGGTCATCGGCAGTTCCTCCTCAAGAATGGCCGGTGCGAGGAGCGGTTTGATCGCCCGGATGCGCAGGTCGGCGGTCGGTGGTGTCGTGGTGGCTGGGATCACTGTGAGAGTCGGGTGCGCTCAATGCGCGCCGAGAACCTGCCTGGCCTGGTCCGTCAGCGCGGTGCGATTGATTTCATCGTCGCGGGCAGGTGGTGATGAAACTCCGAGTGTGCGGGCCCTGGCCTGCAGGCTGAGCCAGGCGAGGGATTCCCGTTCTCCGCCGGCTGCCTGGGAAGCCGCGATTGTCTGGGCGGCGGTGGTCGATGTGAGCTGTTCCGGAGCCAGGAGATTTTTTTCTCCGAGAAAGAGTGTGAGCGAGGCGCCAAGGACTTCGAGCCATGCCTTTGGCGAAACCGGTGGCATGTAGGTCATGCCCTGGCCGGCGGGAAACGAAGACCACTCCATGTACTGGCGGATTTGCTGGTGAAGTTTTGTCAGCTCGATGTCCATGGTTGCCGGCGTCCAGCGTGCCGAGAACTGCTTCCGTTCGCGAAATTTTCTGACATCCCAAACGCGCAGCAGGATTTCCGTGTCGCCCTCCATCTGCCGCAAGGCGCCCGTGAAGACGTAGTCGAGGCCTTCGGCGCAGGTTTCGACCAGTTGACGAAGATTCTCGGTCGTCCATTCCGTGGGGAAAAGAGCGTAGTGTTTGGCGTCGCCGACGAGTCCGACCGCGGCAATCGGGGAGTAGATCGGACAGGAGCAGAAGGTTTCCGCCAGCCACAGTGGCAGGGCCCGTGTCAGTCGCCCCAGTTCCTCCTCAGGCTGCTTCATCAACGAAAGGGCCTGGGGGTTTCCGGGCAGGGCGAGTTGGGCGAAGGCGACGCGTCGGAGGCGGTCCCCCTTTGGAGGCAGGATCTGCGTGGCGATGGGTTCGAGGCCGTACAGCCAGATGGGCTTGCTGATGCTGATCAGGCTGATGGAAGACGGGCCGCGCGGAGCGGATGGATTGCCTTCAC is part of the Opitutaceae bacterium genome and harbors:
- a CDS encoding phospholipase D family protein, with protein sequence MLGTEGTRLGQAIAPIAAEHPGTSGFHALSDGRDAFAARTLMADTAERCLDVQYYIWHADLAGRLLFDTLFRAAERGVRVRLLLDDNNTNGLDLVLATLDAHPNIEVRLFNPFVNRKWRALGYLTDFSRLNRRMHNKSFTVDNQVTIIGGRNIGDEYFGSGAEVHFVDFDVMAIGPIVQEVSADFDRYWSSASSYPADRLLPPPTRKQRIRTRQKLTRTSFHPDAARYGRTLAQQAFVRELLSGQLEFEWTDIRMVSDDPAKGLGLAAPLSIPQRLRETLGTPQFRFYLVSAYFVPTVAGVQFLQRLAQSGVEITVVTNSLEATDVAAVHAGYAKHRHALLQAGIRLYEVKRAFSGLSTRDRGLVGHSGSSLHAKTFSVDDNRTYIGSFNFDPRSAQLNTEMGFVIESPTLAGRIAAYLAEGLSDQAYQVQETSSGRLNWIECTVDGTRVHKRDPNASARRRVTVTLASLLPIEWLL
- a CDS encoding 3-deoxy-7-phosphoheptulonate synthase translates to MPATTTPPTADLRIRAIKPLLAPAILEEELPMTAAQGALVQEMRRTIEGIFAGRDDRLLVVVGPCSIHDPAAATDYARRLAAAGDALQDDLIPVMRVYFEKPRTVIGWKGLINDPELDESYQINRGLRKARQVLLDVTAQGVAAATEFLDTTLGQYYADLISWGAIGARTVESQVHRELASGLSMTVGFKNRTDGNLQVAVDAILSARYPHWFPSLTREGAPAIMGTTGNPSTHLVLRGGTAGPNFSAAHIRQTSDLLRSRDLPSRIMVDCSHANSGKDPSRQPAVAEDLAQQIESGESAIAGIMLESHLVPGTQNYTQRPLTYGQSITDGCLGWDQTLPVLNRLAEAVRARRKRRSA